The Thaumasiovibrio subtropicus genome window below encodes:
- a CDS encoding DUF58 domain-containing protein has translation MTTYRSTHNASSLALPKHSDGIQLSLPELLHYQKQSVRWLPPARSIWSYLNGQHASRRQGRGMDFAEVRPYQQGDDIRAIDWRVTARTGKPHTKLFTEESECPVMVVTDLSATMQMGTRLLYKSVQAAHMASLICWLTVAQKDRIGAQIITDTQVIDCAPTARLQGPLHILGELRRLQANALNDTAAAHLSQHVPTDSIHNPFAMALQQLYRLCPKGSDIVIISDFNQLSPAAITSMRQLVQHNQLRLVNIFDPIEQGDTAYSGRSWLADLTSSFQVSFGRQSTKHALRAQFDAHSEKLTTLSHQLRAPLYHVSAGRSLLAQLGGQHG, from the coding sequence ATGACAACTTATCGATCGACTCACAATGCCAGTTCACTTGCGCTGCCTAAACACAGCGATGGTATTCAGCTCTCGCTGCCAGAGTTGCTGCATTATCAGAAACAATCCGTGCGTTGGCTGCCACCTGCACGCAGTATTTGGTCATACCTAAATGGTCAGCATGCGAGTCGACGCCAAGGGCGAGGCATGGACTTTGCCGAAGTCAGACCCTATCAACAAGGGGATGACATTCGCGCCATTGATTGGCGCGTCACCGCGCGCACGGGCAAACCCCACACCAAGCTGTTTACAGAAGAGAGCGAATGTCCGGTCATGGTGGTGACCGACCTCAGTGCGACCATGCAGATGGGCACTCGCCTCCTCTACAAATCGGTGCAAGCCGCCCATATGGCGAGTTTGATTTGCTGGCTTACCGTGGCGCAAAAAGATCGTATTGGTGCGCAGATCATCACTGATACGCAGGTCATTGATTGCGCTCCAACCGCACGTTTACAAGGCCCGCTGCACATTTTAGGTGAGTTGCGCCGTTTGCAAGCCAACGCACTCAATGACACCGCTGCGGCGCACTTGTCTCAACACGTACCTACCGACAGCATCCACAACCCATTTGCGATGGCACTACAACAACTTTATCGCCTCTGTCCAAAGGGGAGTGACATCGTCATCATCAGCGATTTCAATCAGTTATCACCTGCGGCTATCACGTCGATGCGCCAGTTGGTTCAACATAATCAGTTGCGGTTGGTGAACATCTTCGATCCGATTGAGCAGGGAGATACAGCCTATTCCGGCCGATCTTGGCTTGCCGATCTAACAAGTAGTTTTCAAGTCAGCTTTGGTCGTCAATCAACCAAACACGCCTTGCGAGCCCAATTTGACGCACATAGCGAGAAGCTCACTACACTCTCTCACCAACTGCGCGCCCCTTTGTATCACGTCTCAGCCGGGCGCAGTTTACTGGCGCAATTAGGGGGGCAACATGGATAA
- a CDS encoding DUF4381 domain-containing protein, whose amino-acid sequence MDKLLSLDPLILPPEPSYWPLPSHVWIIIAAAVISTLLLLALRRYQASKSYLHRKALLELSRVGAHRDTASLHRLLRRIALTHFPRHTVAPMSGEAWLRWLDKTLPEPRFMPLKAVWLAGLYQDQQPSSQDWHQCIHASEAWINTLYEEQA is encoded by the coding sequence ATGGATAAATTACTCAGCCTAGACCCACTTATCCTACCGCCTGAACCCAGCTATTGGCCTCTGCCTAGTCATGTATGGATCATCATCGCTGCCGCAGTCATCAGTACCTTGCTGTTGCTTGCGCTTCGCCGCTATCAAGCCTCAAAGTCTTACTTGCACCGCAAAGCCTTGCTCGAACTTAGCCGAGTGGGCGCGCATCGGGATACCGCCTCACTGCATCGCTTATTGCGCCGAATCGCCTTAACCCACTTTCCTAGACACACCGTCGCCCCCATGAGCGGCGAGGCTTGGCTTCGCTGGCTTGATAAAACGCTGCCCGAGCCAAGGTTCATGCCGCTCAAAGCGGTTTGGCTCGCCGGCCTCTATCAAGATCAACAACCCAGCTCGCAAGACTGGCATCAATGCATTCATGCCAGTGAAGCGTGGATCAACACCCTTTATGAGGAACAGGCATGA
- a CDS encoding AAA family ATPase — translation MQNNPLVTTFQSLNHYLQSQVIGQHDLVKQLLIALLADGHILVEGPPGLAKTRAVKTLADCIEGDFHRLQFTPDLLPADLTGTDIYRPETGQFDFQKGPVFNSLILADEINRAPAKVQSAMLEAMAEKQITVGKTTYPLPALFLVMATQNPIEQEGTYPLPEAQLDRFLLQLQVVYPDSDSELAILRLNRGEALGHCGQDAVHLSQEAIFTARNEVLSLHMAEDVEQYIIRLVMATRSPKRYSDELDAWLQMGVSPRATLALDRCARAHAWLDGRDFVTPDDVMTMAYPVLRHRLLRSYEAQAEGISNDNIIDKLLNLVTSA, via the coding sequence ATGCAGAACAATCCTTTGGTCACGACATTTCAGTCGCTTAATCACTACCTTCAATCACAAGTTATTGGTCAGCATGATCTCGTTAAACAGCTTTTAATCGCGCTGTTAGCCGATGGCCATATCTTGGTAGAGGGGCCTCCGGGCCTCGCGAAGACACGGGCAGTAAAAACCTTGGCTGATTGCATCGAAGGGGACTTTCACCGCTTACAGTTCACCCCAGATCTGCTCCCTGCGGACTTAACGGGCACCGATATCTATCGTCCAGAAACAGGGCAGTTTGATTTCCAAAAAGGGCCGGTCTTTAACTCACTCATTCTTGCCGATGAGATCAACCGCGCCCCTGCAAAAGTGCAATCTGCCATGCTGGAAGCCATGGCCGAAAAGCAAATTACCGTGGGTAAAACAACCTATCCGTTACCGGCACTCTTTCTGGTAATGGCAACACAGAACCCGATCGAACAAGAAGGAACATACCCACTGCCAGAAGCGCAGCTCGATCGTTTTCTATTACAGCTGCAAGTGGTTTATCCCGATAGTGACAGCGAGCTCGCCATCTTGCGTCTTAACCGTGGGGAAGCGCTCGGCCACTGTGGGCAAGATGCCGTCCATCTCTCGCAAGAGGCGATTTTTACTGCGCGTAATGAAGTGCTTTCTCTGCACATGGCGGAAGACGTCGAGCAATACATCATCCGTTTGGTGATGGCGACACGCTCGCCGAAACGTTACAGCGATGAACTGGATGCATGGTTGCAGATGGGTGTTAGCCCTCGCGCGACCTTGGCCTTAGATCGCTGCGCGCGTGCCCATGCTTGGCTTGATGGCAGAGATTTTGTCACGCCTGATGACGTGATGACCATGGCCTATCCCGTCTTACGTCATCGCTTACTGCGCAGTTATGAAGCGCAAGCTGAAGGGATCAGTAACGACAACATCATCGATAAGCTTCTCAATCTGGTCACTAGCGCTTAG
- a CDS encoding VWA domain-containing protein produces the protein MIAFDLWAAFLLLPLPLVARHCLSPARPSIALRLSQLPPSLRKLRHISKTPMLLLSGAWLALVIALARPVWLGDPVSIPNAHRDVMLVLDLSSSMDIEDMTTTSGENISRMTAMKSVLTDFVARRQGDRLGMVLFADHGYLHTPLSLDINNLSQQIAHLELGLVGYMTAIGEGLAMATKTFIDSDAPQRVMLLLSDGSNTAGVIDPRDAARLAQQSDVTIYSIGLGAETMMAKTVFGEAYETNPSHDLDEALLTEVAELTGGRYFRARNPAELAEIYAVIDNLEPISESEQTWQPRHDLFAYPLLLSVLLVMGLLEYRRRDD, from the coding sequence ATGATAGCATTTGACCTGTGGGCAGCGTTTTTGCTGCTGCCGCTTCCCCTTGTGGCAAGGCATTGCTTATCCCCAGCTCGCCCTTCGATTGCACTTAGACTTAGTCAACTGCCGCCATCGCTGCGTAAACTGCGCCATATCAGCAAAACACCCATGTTGCTCCTTAGCGGCGCGTGGTTAGCACTTGTCATCGCGCTCGCTCGCCCTGTTTGGCTCGGTGATCCCGTCTCTATTCCCAATGCCCATCGCGATGTCATGTTGGTACTGGATCTCTCTTCGTCCATGGACATTGAAGATATGACCACCACCAGTGGTGAAAACATCAGTCGGATGACGGCAATGAAAAGTGTACTGACCGATTTCGTCGCCCGCCGCCAAGGCGACAGATTAGGTATGGTGCTCTTTGCTGATCATGGCTACTTGCACACCCCTCTCAGCCTCGATATCAACAACCTGTCGCAGCAAATTGCCCACCTTGAGCTTGGGCTGGTCGGATACATGACCGCCATCGGTGAAGGGTTGGCAATGGCGACCAAAACCTTCATTGACAGCGATGCCCCACAACGTGTGATGCTTCTGCTCAGTGATGGAAGTAATACCGCAGGTGTCATCGACCCAAGAGACGCGGCGCGTCTGGCACAACAGAGCGATGTCACGATTTATTCCATTGGCCTTGGCGCAGAAACCATGATGGCCAAAACCGTGTTTGGCGAAGCGTATGAAACCAACCCTTCCCACGACCTAGACGAAGCCCTGCTCACCGAGGTTGCTGAACTGACGGGCGGGCGCTATTTTCGCGCGCGCAATCCCGCGGAGCTTGCCGAGATCTATGCCGTCATTGATAACTTAGAACCCATATCGGAAAGCGAACAAACTTGGCAGCCACGGCATGACTTATTCGCCTACCCTTTGCTTCTCTCTGTCTTACTTGTGATGGGTTTACTCGAATACCGGAGACGTGATGATTAA